A genomic region of Oryza glaberrima chromosome 1, OglaRS2, whole genome shotgun sequence contains the following coding sequences:
- the LOC127773731 gene encoding 2-hydroxyacyl-CoA lyase — MATDTAAPAAMKVDGSALAGRALAAAGARHMFGVVGIPVTSLASRAAAAGVRFLAFRNEQSAGYAAAAYGFLTGSPGLLLTVSGPGCVHGLAGLSHATANAWPLLMVSGSCSQPDAGRGDFQELDQIAATKPFVKIAVKATTIADIPRLVFQALAATVSGRPGGCYLDIPSDVLHQTLTESEAAALIDAAAADSAKSDSSPPKHKSLDEGIEKAAELLRRAERPLVVFGKGAAYSRAEDAIRKLVDTTGIPFLPTPMGKGVVPDTHPLSATAARSLAIGQCDVALVVGARLNWLLHFGEPPKWSKDVKFILVDVCEEEIELRKPHVGIVGDAKRVVELINREIKDQPFCLAPSHPWVEAITKKARDNVLKMEAQLAKDVVPFNFLTPLRIIRDAILAEGNPAPVVVSEGANTMDVGRAVLVQNEPRTRLDAGTWGTMGVGLGFCVAAAVAEPDRLVVAVEGDSGFGFSAMEVETLVRYQLPVVVIVFNNNGVYGGDRRSPDEITGPYKDDPAPTSFVPAAGYHKMMEAFGGKGYLVETPDELKSALSESFRARKPAVINVIIDPYAGAESGRMQHKN; from the exons ATGGCGACCGACACCGCCGCTCCAGCTGCCATGAAGGTCGACGGCAGCGCCCTCGCCGGGCGCGCGCTGGCCGCGGCCGGGGCGCGGCACATGTTCGGGGTGGTGGGCATCCCGGTCACCTCCCTCGCGtcccgcgccgcggccgccggtgtCCGCTTCCTCGCCTTCCGCAACGAGCAGTCCGCgggctacgccgccgccgcctacggcTTCCTCACCGGCTCCCCCGGCCTGCTCCTCACCGTCTCCGGCCCCGGCTGCGTCCACGGCCTCGCGGGCCTCTCCCACGCCACCGCCAACGCCTGGCCGCTCCTCATGGTCTCCGGCTCCTGCTCCCAGCCAGACGCCGGCAGGGGCGACTTCCAGGAGCTCGACCAGATCGCCGCCACCAAGCCTTTCGTCAAGATCGCCGTCAAGGCAACCACCATCGCCGACATCCCTCGCCTCGTCTTCCaggccctcgccgccaccgtctccggcCGCCCCGGCGGCTGCTACCTCGACATCCCATCCGACGTCCTCCACCAAACCCTCACGGAATcggaggccgccgccctcatcgacgctgccgccgccgattcgGCCAAATCCGATTCTTCTCCACCCAAGCACAAGTCCCTGGACGAGGGAAtcgagaaggcggcggagcTGCTCCGCCGCGCGGAGCGGCCTCTGGTTGTGTTTGGGAAGGGCGCGGCGTATTCTCGCGCTGAGGACGCCATCCGGAAGCTGGTGGATACCACGggcatccccttcctcccgacGCCGATGGGAAAGGGTGTTGTGCCCGACACGCACCCACTGTCGGCCACCGCGGCGCGCTCTCTCGCCATTGGGCAATGTGATGTGGCACTAGTCGTCGGTGCTCGGCTTAATTGGTTGCTTCACTTCGGTGAGCCACCCAAATGGTCCAAAGATGTGAAATTCATACTTGTGGATGTCTGCGAGGAGGAGATTGAGCTCCGGAAGCCGCATGTTGGAATTGTTGGGGATGCCAAGAGAGTTGTGGAGCTTATCAATAGGGAGATCAAGGACCAGCCATTCTGCTTGGCACCATCACACCCATGGGTTGAAGCAATCACCAAGAAGGCCAGGGACAATGTTCTTAAGATGGAGGCTCAGCTTGCCAAGGATGTTGTGCCATTCAATTTCCTGACACCTTTGCGGATTATCCGGGATGCTATACTTGCTGAGGGAAACCCTGCTCCTGTAGTGGTCTCAGAAGGGGCAAACACCATGGATGTCGGCAGGGCAGTGCTTGTGCAGAACGAGCCGAGGACTAGACTGGATGCAGGTACATGGGGGACAATGGGAGTTGGATTGGGATTCTGTGTTGCAGCTGCAGTTGCTGAGCCTGATCGACTTGTGGTTGCTGTGGAGGGTGATTCTGGATTTGGATTCAGTGCAATGGAGGTTGAG ACATTGGTAAGGTACCAGCTGCCTGTTGTCGTAATTGTCTTCAACAATAATGGAGTTTATGGCGGTGATCGGAGAAGCCCTGATGAGATAACCGGACCGTACAAAGATGATCCTGCCCCAACCTCTTTCGTTCCAGCTGCTGGTTACCATAAAATGATGGAAGCTTTTGGAGGAAAAGGTTATCTTGTTGAGACACCAGATGAGCTAAAATCCGCCCTTTCAGAGTCGTTTCGTGCCAGGAAGCCAGCGGTGATAAATGTTATCATTGATCCTTATGCTGGTGCAGAGAGCGGTAGAATGCAGCATAAGAACTGA
- the LOC127773736 gene encoding pentatricopeptide repeat-containing protein At1g71060, mitochondrial-like, protein MRCLRRPATHLLCSARSAHAGNAPRVLDEMPLPPLAPPRRTTTLVRAHHLLGAMRGPGFCTTVGSESDVEPRFTVVPGAAQEGLAPGVSEAAERVCRVVSAQPEHRIAPVLDALGVTVSPQLVAEVLKNLSNAGILALAFFRWAERQQGFRYSAEGFHNLIEALGKIKQFRLVWSLVEAMRCRSCLSKDTFKIIVRRYARARKVKEAVETFEKMSSFGLKTDLSDYNWLIDILSKSKQVKKAHAIFKEMKRKGRFIPDLKTYTVLMEGWGHEKDLLMLKAVYQEMLDAGIKPDVVAYGMLISAFCKSGKCDEAIKVFHEMEESGCMPSPHVYCMLINGLGSMERLDEALKYFQLSKESGFPMEVPTCNAVIGAYCRALEFHHAFKMVDEMRKSGIGPNSRTYDIILNHLIKSEKIEEAYNLFQRMERDGCEPELNTYTMMVGMFCSNERVDMALKVWKQMKEKGVLPCMHMFSALINGLCFENRLEEACVYFQEMLDKGIRPPGQLFSNLKEALVEGGRITLAQEVTQRLEMLRRTPMRG, encoded by the coding sequence atgcgctgcctccgccgcccggCAACCCACCTGCTCTGCTCCGCTCGGAGCGCCCACGCCGGGAACGCCCCCAGggtgctcgacgaaatgcccCTTCCGCCTCTCGCTCCACCACGCCGCACGACGACTCTGGTCCGCGCGCACCACCTGCTCGGCGCAATGCGCGGGCCGGGGTTCTGCACCACCGTGGGCTCAGAATCAGATGTGGAGCCGCGATTCACGGTGGTGCCGGGCGCCGCCCAGGAGGGCCTTGCACCGGGCGTGTCCGAGGCGGCAGAAAGGGTCTGCCGCGTCGTGTCTGCCCAGCCGGAGCATAGAATTGCGCCGGTGCTCGATGCTCTTGGGGTAACCGTCTCGCCGCAGTTGGTGGCCGAGGTTCTCAAGAACCTAAGCAACGCTGGCATTCTTGCGCTTGCTTTCTTCCGATGGGCAGAGAGGCAGCAAGGCTTCAGATACTCGGCCGAGGGATTCCATAATTTGATTGAGGCTCTCGGCAAGATCAAGCAGTTCAGGCTGGTGTGGAGCTTAGTGGAGGCCATGCGGTGCCGGAGCTGTCTGTCCAAGGACACGTTCAAGATCATTGTCAGGAGGTATGCCCGGGCCAGAAAGGTCAAGGAAGCTGTCGAGACATTTGAGAAGATGTCCAGTTTTGGGCTGAAAACAGACTTGTCAGATTACAACTGGCTGATTGATATATTGAGCAAGTCCAAGCAAGTGAAGAAGGCGCACGCCATCTTCAAGGAGATGAAGAGAAAAGGTAGGTTCATACCTGATCTCAAGACATACACTGTCCTCATGGAAGGCTGGGGCCATGAGAAGGACTTGCTGATGCTCAAGGCAGTGTACCAAGAAATGCTAGATGCAGGCATCAAGCCTGATGTCGTCGCGTACGGGATGCTAATCAGTGCATTTTGCAAGTCTGGCAAATGTGATGAGGCTATCAAGGTGTTTCATGAGATGGAAGAGAGTGGTTGCATGCCAAGCCCTCATGTATATTGTATGCTTATCAACGGCCTCGGTTCAATGGAGAGACTCGATGAAGCTTTGAAATACTTTCAGCTTTCTAAAGAAAGTGGGTTCCCCATGGAGGTGCCTACGTGCAATGCAGTTATTGGGGCTTACTGCAGAGCCTTGGAGTTTCATCATGCTTTCAAAATGGTTGATGAGATGAGAAAGAGTGGCATTGGCCCAAATAGCCGTACCTATGATATTATTCTTAACCATCTTATAAAATCTGAGAAGATAGAAGAGGCTTATAATCTATTCCAGAGAATGGAGAGAGATGGCTGTGAGCCTGAGCTGAATACATATACAATGATGGTCGGTATGTTCTGTAGCAATGAAAGAGTTGATATGGCCTTGAAGGTATGGAAGCAAATGAAAGAGAAGGGTGTCCTACCCTGTATGCATATGTTTTCAGCGTTGATCAATGGGTTATGCTTTGAGAACCGGCTGGAAGAAGCTTGTGTATATTTCCAGGAGATGTTAGACAAAGGAATTAGGCCACCAGGTCAACTTTTTAGTAATCTGAAAGAAGCGCTTGTTGAAGGAGGCAGAATTACCTTGGCACAGGAGGTGACTCAAAGGTTGGAAATGTTACGGAGAACACCAATGCGTGGTTGA